A region of Maridesulfovibrio bastinii DSM 16055 DNA encodes the following proteins:
- the murC gene encoding UDP-N-acetylmuramate--L-alanine ligase — translation MRSRVGTIHMVGIGGSGMSGIAEVLLNLGFSVSGSDLAAGAPVRRLQNLGAQVFIGHGEENVRDADVLVKSTAISEDNPEVVKAREMGIPIIPRAEMLAELMRLRTGIAVAGTHGKTTTTSLLATIFTEAGFDPTVIIGGRLNTYGSNARLGEGQYLIAEADESDGSFLCLSPIITVVTNIDLDHMDFYKDQDAIDQSFLKFMNAIPFYGMNVICGDDTGVKRLLPSIKRPCLTYGIEKENRLRAEVISCEVRSLFKVFLDDEFLGEVTLAQPGRHNVLNALASIGVALEAGIKKEDIFQGLMNFGGVGRRFERKGEARGVLIVDDYGHHPAEIKATIETAKNCYPDRRLVMAFQPHRFSRTQALFGDFCKTFDKVDQLLLTEIYPASESPIPGVNGLSLAQGIRQVSSTKVNFYPDFEAMEAELQDILKPGDLFITQGAGSVYLVGENYLNSGKNNS, via the coding sequence CCGGAGCGCCCGTAAGAAGGCTTCAGAATCTTGGCGCACAGGTATTTATAGGACACGGAGAAGAAAATGTGCGCGATGCGGACGTGCTGGTAAAATCAACAGCTATCTCGGAAGATAATCCGGAAGTAGTCAAAGCCCGTGAAATGGGTATCCCCATCATTCCCCGTGCTGAGATGCTGGCTGAACTGATGCGCCTGCGGACAGGAATTGCCGTAGCCGGAACACACGGAAAAACAACCACGACATCGCTGCTTGCCACTATTTTTACCGAGGCCGGATTCGACCCCACGGTTATCATCGGCGGAAGACTCAACACCTATGGCAGCAACGCCAGACTGGGTGAAGGTCAATATCTTATTGCGGAAGCTGACGAATCCGATGGATCGTTTTTGTGTCTTTCACCCATCATCACCGTAGTAACCAACATCGATCTGGACCACATGGATTTCTACAAGGATCAGGACGCCATCGACCAGTCCTTCCTTAAATTCATGAACGCAATTCCATTTTACGGAATGAACGTGATCTGCGGTGATGACACTGGAGTTAAAAGACTTCTTCCGTCTATTAAACGCCCCTGCCTTACATACGGAATAGAAAAAGAAAACAGATTACGGGCTGAAGTAATTTCATGTGAAGTAAGAAGCCTTTTCAAAGTATTTCTTGATGATGAATTTTTAGGAGAAGTAACTCTCGCTCAGCCGGGAAGGCACAATGTGCTCAACGCACTGGCCTCAATAGGTGTTGCGCTGGAAGCCGGAATCAAAAAGGAAGACATCTTTCAGGGACTCATGAATTTTGGCGGAGTAGGAAGAAGATTCGAGCGTAAGGGTGAAGCCAGAGGCGTACTTATTGTTGATGACTACGGGCATCACCCCGCAGAAATTAAAGCAACAATTGAAACGGCAAAGAATTGTTACCCCGACCGCCGGCTGGTAATGGCTTTTCAACCTCACAGATTTTCACGCACTCAGGCTCTGTTCGGAGATTTTTGTAAAACCTTCGACAAGGTTGACCAGCTGCTGCTCACGGAAATATATCCCGCCTCCGAATCTCCGATTCCCGGAGTAAACGGATTATCCCTGGCACAAGGGATCAGGCAGGTCAGTTCCACCAAAGTCAACTTCTACCCTGACTTTGAAGCCATGGAGGCAGAACTTCAGGATATTTTAAAACCCGGAGACCTGTTCATAACTCAGGGTGCAGGCAGTGTTTATCTTGTTGGAGAAAATTATCTCAACTCCGGTAAGAACAACAGCTAA
- the murB gene encoding UDP-N-acetylmuramate dehydrogenase has product MTLELIHEPKISKLTTLGIGGSAQALATVRDIDGLDELSVFMEKQSARIIALGNGSNMLAADGKLDIVFIKVSPEKIPEPELQGTSVKVHAASALPRLLGFFTYNGLSGMEGLCGIPGTVGGAVAMNAGSYGTDISASLEKVRLWTPSKGLFWKDKTEIEFGYRHFNPGTDEFTLVWEAVFELNKADRDKIKKELNAVISRKKTTQPILERTAGCVFKNPENESAGKLLDQAGFKGKKNGGMAFSTIHANFLVNKDHGTGSQAMELLDEAVAAVKDKFNVTLEHEVVILK; this is encoded by the coding sequence ATGACTCTTGAACTTATACACGAACCGAAAATATCCAAGCTGACAACTCTTGGAATAGGTGGCAGTGCGCAGGCTCTGGCCACGGTCCGTGACATAGACGGTCTGGATGAGCTTTCGGTTTTCATGGAAAAGCAGTCTGCAAGAATTATTGCTCTCGGCAACGGCAGCAATATGCTCGCAGCTGACGGAAAGCTGGATATAGTTTTCATCAAAGTCAGCCCTGAAAAGATTCCTGAACCGGAACTTCAGGGAACCTCAGTAAAAGTTCACGCAGCAAGCGCGCTGCCAAGACTGCTGGGATTTTTTACCTACAATGGCCTTTCCGGAATGGAAGGACTCTGCGGCATTCCCGGAACTGTCGGCGGGGCCGTAGCCATGAACGCTGGATCATACGGAACAGATATCAGTGCAAGCCTTGAAAAGGTCCGCTTATGGACTCCTTCAAAGGGACTTTTCTGGAAGGATAAAACCGAAATTGAATTCGGCTACCGTCATTTCAACCCCGGAACAGATGAATTTACACTTGTCTGGGAAGCTGTGTTTGAACTGAACAAAGCCGATAGGGATAAAATTAAAAAAGAGCTTAACGCAGTTATTTCACGCAAAAAAACAACCCAGCCTATCCTTGAAAGGACAGCGGGATGCGTTTTTAAAAATCCGGAAAACGAAAGTGCCGGAAAGCTTTTGGATCAGGCAGGTTTCAAAGGCAAAAAAAATGGTGGAATGGCTTTTTCAACAATACACGCCAACTTCCTTGTCAATAAAGACCATGGAACCGGATCACAGGCCATGGAACTTCTGGATGAGGCTGTTGCAGCAGTTAAGGATAAATTCAACGTAACCCTTGAACATGAGGTGGTAATTCTCAAATGA
- a CDS encoding cell division protein FtsQ/DivIB: protein MSVAKLNNSRLTLVRGNGKKASNRRRKKPDRQSSEVFISLFKKICVSGMCLLLLAFVGVGCLAGYRWVTSHSYFALKDISVTGNNRLSYGEILDIAGIGLNRNSLSVNIGEVERKLSESPWIESAAIKRELPRKLYVHIKERTPEFMVRQGQNLWYCDAEGELISPVEPGKFSSLPYLDIDSEAMEQTDILKDFMTRLDRRTLPFDPGQIAWIKLRGGNRMEFFIDRLGLTVELGLKNWQKQLSHLNVVWRDLQKRGEFRNIAAISAGEGRVWVEKKTSGGS from the coding sequence ATGAGTGTAGCAAAACTCAATAACAGCAGACTTACCCTGGTTAGGGGAAACGGTAAAAAAGCCAGCAACCGCAGGCGTAAAAAACCGGATCGCCAGTCTTCAGAGGTCTTCATATCCTTATTCAAGAAGATCTGTGTTTCCGGAATGTGCCTCCTGCTTCTGGCTTTTGTCGGAGTCGGATGCTTAGCCGGATACCGCTGGGTTACAAGCCACTCCTATTTTGCTCTCAAGGATATCAGCGTAACCGGTAACAACCGCTTAAGTTACGGTGAAATTCTTGATATCGCGGGGATAGGTCTCAACCGTAACAGCCTGTCTGTGAATATAGGTGAAGTTGAAAGAAAATTAAGCGAAAGCCCGTGGATTGAATCCGCAGCAATAAAAAGAGAATTGCCTCGAAAACTATATGTGCACATCAAGGAAAGGACTCCGGAATTTATGGTCAGACAGGGTCAGAATCTTTGGTACTGCGATGCCGAAGGTGAGCTGATATCCCCTGTTGAACCCGGAAAATTCAGTTCTCTTCCATATTTGGATATAGATTCCGAAGCAATGGAACAAACGGATATACTTAAAGATTTTATGACCAGACTTGACCGCAGAACCCTTCCGTTTGATCCGGGCCAGATCGCCTGGATAAAGCTCAGGGGCGGGAACAGGATGGAATTTTTCATAGATCGTCTCGGCCTGACTGTAGAGCTGGGACTTAAAAATTGGCAGAAGCAGCTTTCACACCTGAACGTGGTCTGGAGAGATCTCCAGAAGAGGGGCGAATTCAGGAACATAGCGGCGATTTCAGCCGGAGAAGGCAGAGTCTGGGTAGAAAAGAAAACCTCCGGCGGAAGCTGA
- the ftsA gene encoding cell division protein FtsA yields MAKSDLIVGLDVGTTKICAVVGEPTADGVDIVGIGTAPSTGLRKGVVVNIEQTVQSIKKALEEAELMAGCEIRSVYAGIAGSHIKGFNSHGVIAVKGGEVTQKDVDRVIDAAKAVAIPLDREVIHTLPQEYIVDDQRGIADPLGMAGVRLEVKVHIVTGAVTSAQNIIRSCHRSGLDVSDIVLESLASSKAVLSEEEREIGVAIVDIGGGTTDLAIFANDSIKHTSVIALGGNNLTNDIAFGLRTPMSSAEQIKVKYSTALTELVTSDETIEVPSVGGRDSRKMSKRVLSEICEPRCEEIMALVDQELVRSGYKSMIAAGVVLTGGTSLVDGMQELAEQIFDLPVRIGYPSGIGGLKDVVNSPKFATAVGLLMYGAEKEGGGEQVFRIRDENVFNRILGRMRKWFKEIA; encoded by the coding sequence ATGGCGAAATCTGATTTAATCGTCGGTCTTGATGTGGGAACCACCAAGATATGCGCAGTGGTTGGGGAACCCACTGCGGACGGCGTGGACATTGTTGGAATAGGTACGGCTCCATCCACGGGACTTAGAAAAGGTGTGGTGGTCAATATTGAACAGACTGTCCAGTCCATCAAAAAAGCTCTTGAAGAAGCTGAACTGATGGCAGGCTGTGAAATTCGTTCGGTATACGCCGGAATTGCCGGAAGCCACATAAAAGGCTTCAACAGCCACGGGGTTATTGCCGTTAAAGGCGGAGAAGTAACCCAGAAAGATGTGGACAGAGTCATAGACGCCGCAAAAGCGGTTGCTATTCCTCTTGACCGTGAAGTCATTCACACACTCCCGCAGGAGTACATTGTGGATGATCAGCGTGGAATTGCCGATCCGCTGGGCATGGCAGGAGTAAGGCTTGAGGTAAAAGTGCACATCGTAACAGGTGCGGTTACTTCGGCCCAGAACATCATTCGTTCCTGTCACCGTTCCGGACTGGATGTATCAGATATCGTTCTGGAATCTCTCGCATCGAGCAAAGCTGTTCTTTCCGAGGAAGAACGGGAAATCGGTGTTGCAATTGTTGATATCGGAGGCGGCACAACAGATCTGGCCATATTTGCCAATGATTCAATAAAACATACTTCGGTTATCGCTCTTGGCGGAAACAACCTGACAAATGATATCGCTTTCGGTCTCAGAACTCCCATGAGTTCGGCTGAACAGATCAAGGTCAAATATTCTACGGCCCTGACGGAACTGGTTACCAGTGACGAAACCATAGAAGTTCCTTCCGTGGGCGGACGCGACAGTCGCAAAATGTCCAAGCGTGTGCTTTCGGAAATATGCGAACCGCGCTGTGAAGAAATAATGGCTCTTGTTGATCAGGAACTTGTTCGCAGCGGTTATAAGAGCATGATTGCCGCAGGTGTTGTTCTCACAGGCGGAACCTCACTTGTTGACGGAATGCAGGAACTGGCTGAACAGATTTTCGACCTCCCGGTACGCATCGGATATCCGAGCGGAATCGGTGGTCTTAAAGATGTCGTCAACAGTCCTAAATTCGCCACGGCAGTAGGACTGCTTATGTACGGGGCAGAAAAAGAAGGTGGAGGAGAACAGGTCTTCCGTATTCGTGATGAAAATGTTTTCAACCGCATTCTGGGCAGGATGCGGAAATGGTTCAAGGAAATAGCCTGA
- the ftsZ gene encoding cell division protein FtsZ — translation MDYMEIENEGHARIKVIGCGGGGGNAINNMIQSALAGVRFIAANTDSQDINKSLAEYKIQLGDKLTKGLGAGANPEIGKNAAMESIEQIRELVSDCDMVFVTAGMGGGTGTGAAPVIAEVAKEAGALTVAVVTKPFYFEGKRRLLQAEKGIEELKNVVDSIITIPNDRLLQLAAKKAAFSEMLKKADEVLYYGVKGIADLITVHGLINLDFADVQAVMSSSGLALMGTGIARGENRAREAAMKAITSPLLEDVSIEGAKGVLINITCSPDMTIDEVSEAANIIYEEAHEDAQIFFGTVFDAECGDEMRITVIATGIDNSGEIANQPPVETANTRQAQQPTFTPRGMTRKSEATGKVKEFKNPNSEEDRSIPAYLRNTARPADNAQPEPSLKQSRSAANSGEEFIFHDDDDFEVPTFIRKQAD, via the coding sequence ATGGATTACATGGAAATTGAAAACGAAGGTCATGCAAGAATCAAGGTTATCGGTTGCGGTGGTGGTGGCGGTAACGCCATAAACAATATGATTCAGTCCGCCCTTGCAGGTGTACGTTTCATAGCTGCAAACACAGACTCACAGGACATCAATAAATCACTGGCTGAATACAAAATTCAGCTTGGTGACAAACTGACCAAAGGTCTCGGCGCAGGTGCAAACCCTGAAATCGGTAAAAACGCCGCCATGGAAAGCATTGAACAGATCCGTGAGCTGGTCAGTGACTGCGACATGGTTTTTGTTACTGCCGGTATGGGCGGCGGAACAGGTACAGGAGCTGCCCCCGTTATTGCGGAAGTAGCTAAGGAAGCCGGCGCGCTTACCGTTGCCGTAGTAACCAAACCTTTCTATTTTGAAGGAAAACGCAGACTGCTTCAGGCCGAAAAAGGTATTGAAGAACTTAAGAATGTTGTCGATTCAATAATCACCATTCCCAACGACAGACTGCTCCAGCTTGCAGCCAAGAAAGCAGCTTTCTCTGAAATGCTCAAAAAAGCTGATGAAGTCCTCTACTACGGTGTTAAAGGTATAGCCGATCTGATCACAGTTCACGGCCTCATCAACCTTGACTTCGCAGATGTTCAGGCTGTTATGTCAAGTTCCGGTCTTGCCCTCATGGGAACCGGAATAGCCAGAGGTGAAAACAGAGCCCGTGAAGCAGCAATGAAAGCTATCACCAGTCCTCTGCTTGAAGATGTATCCATTGAAGGAGCCAAGGGTGTGCTCATCAACATCACCTGCTCTCCTGACATGACCATAGATGAAGTAAGCGAAGCCGCTAATATCATCTATGAAGAAGCACATGAAGATGCCCAGATTTTCTTCGGAACTGTTTTTGATGCTGAATGCGGCGATGAAATGCGCATCACCGTTATTGCAACCGGCATTGACAACTCCGGTGAGATAGCAAACCAGCCTCCGGTTGAAACTGCTAATACCCGTCAGGCTCAGCAGCCTACTTTCACCCCGCGTGGTATGACCCGTAAATCGGAAGCAACAGGTAAAGTAAAAGAATTTAAAAACCCGAATTCAGAAGAAGACCGTTCAATTCCGGCTTATCTGCGCAACACCGCAAGGCCGGCTGACAATGCTCAGCCTGAACCTTCTCTGAAACAGTCAAGATCCGCAGCAAACAGCGGTGAAGAATTCATCTTCCATGACGATGATGATTTCGAGGTTCCTACTTTCATCCGCAAACAGGCAGACTAA
- a CDS encoding radical SAM protein, translating into MDQRELVYYGRENPDSGETGGRLPTALVFPGRKSAAMSTLGWQAVYRLLAPDAELAVDRFFLGDPGTEAVSEDNGKTLSEYPLIGFSINFEEEYLHLVRMLKDSGVPPLASERPGFPLVMGGGPVSFINPAPIAPFFDFFWVGEAEAGLKELCVELKRYIYDGGEKQDFLELIKDRPGVYVPGKSSDKTLRMVVPPAPGRVPALKDPAYSCFISPEAVFKDMFLIEVNRGCPYGCRFCAAGFIYRPPRHAEIDDLKEIVEIADPPKVGLVGTALTDWPDLIDFITWLKKRKTKFSLSSVRADGVTEELLDILRESGVRTVTLALEGASARLRNAASKKIEEDDFLRAVELCATKGVNHLRIYIIVGWPGETAEDYEELGRMLEKIDAARLRGQGNKKKKFMRITLGASCLVPKPWTPLQWAPMGSEKELKEVLSTVKKLTKKFKGMAFSGDSPFQARLQGLLSRGDESLHEFIMLAAEKGGWKKALKLWDGDPSHYIDREWDKDEDLPWDFIDMGVKKSYLYREWKRFLKEEVSPSCPPEGCSACKTCGMDSWLQNK; encoded by the coding sequence ATGGATCAGAGAGAACTGGTTTATTACGGTAGAGAAAATCCCGATAGCGGAGAAACAGGAGGCCGACTGCCCACGGCCCTGGTTTTTCCCGGAAGGAAATCTGCTGCCATGTCTACTTTAGGCTGGCAGGCTGTTTACAGACTTCTCGCTCCGGACGCGGAGCTTGCTGTGGACAGATTTTTCCTTGGCGACCCCGGAACCGAAGCGGTTTCCGAGGACAATGGTAAAACGTTGTCCGAATATCCCCTGATAGGGTTCAGCATTAATTTTGAGGAAGAATATCTTCACCTCGTAAGAATGCTGAAAGATTCGGGCGTTCCGCCTCTTGCGTCGGAACGCCCGGGCTTCCCTCTCGTAATGGGAGGAGGCCCTGTATCTTTTATAAACCCGGCACCAATAGCTCCTTTTTTCGATTTCTTCTGGGTAGGAGAAGCCGAAGCAGGTCTTAAAGAGCTTTGTGTCGAACTTAAAAGATACATTTATGACGGCGGTGAAAAGCAGGACTTCCTTGAACTTATCAAGGACAGACCCGGCGTTTATGTTCCGGGTAAAAGTTCCGATAAAACACTGAGAATGGTTGTTCCGCCGGCCCCCGGAAGGGTTCCGGCTCTCAAAGATCCGGCATATTCATGTTTCATCAGTCCTGAAGCGGTCTTCAAAGACATGTTTCTGATTGAGGTAAATCGCGGCTGTCCTTACGGATGCCGCTTCTGTGCTGCCGGGTTTATCTATCGCCCCCCGAGACATGCTGAAATTGATGATCTTAAAGAGATCGTTGAAATAGCAGATCCCCCCAAAGTAGGACTGGTCGGAACAGCTTTGACCGACTGGCCTGACCTTATAGATTTCATTACCTGGCTAAAAAAAAGGAAAACCAAATTTTCCCTATCCTCTGTCCGTGCTGATGGAGTGACAGAAGAACTGCTGGATATCCTGCGTGAAAGCGGAGTGAGAACAGTGACTCTAGCCCTCGAAGGGGCAAGCGCACGCCTGAGAAATGCAGCCAGCAAAAAAATTGAAGAAGATGATTTTCTAAGAGCTGTCGAGCTCTGCGCCACGAAGGGAGTTAACCACCTTAGAATCTACATAATTGTAGGATGGCCTGGTGAAACCGCTGAAGACTATGAAGAACTGGGACGCATGCTGGAGAAGATCGATGCGGCCAGACTTCGCGGGCAGGGAAATAAAAAAAAGAAATTTATGCGGATTACACTTGGTGCAAGCTGCCTTGTGCCTAAGCCGTGGACTCCTCTGCAATGGGCTCCTATGGGTTCGGAAAAAGAGCTTAAGGAAGTTCTCTCCACAGTTAAAAAGCTGACCAAAAAATTCAAAGGTATGGCATTTTCAGGCGATTCTCCATTTCAGGCCAGACTTCAGGGACTGTTGTCGCGTGGGGATGAATCACTCCATGAATTCATCATGCTTGCCGCTGAAAAAGGCGGCTGGAAAAAAGCCCTGAAACTCTGGGACGGCGATCCTTCCCATTATATTGATAGGGAATGGGACAAAGATGAAGACCTGCCCTGGGATTTTATCGATATGGGTGTGAAAAAGTCATACCTGTACAGAGAGTGGAAAAGATTTTTAAAAGAAGAAGTCAGCCCGTCTTGTCCTCCTGAAGGCTGCTCTGCATGCAAAACCTGCGGCATGGATTCATGGTTGCAGAATAAATAG
- a CDS encoding Spy/CpxP family protein refolding chaperone, whose product MNRKSLIPLMALVVLSFAAVAIAKGGPGYGGAQGQGPAISPENQQKLQDIFEKYDAKMHPLREEKWRLNKELDALVRSGQADKETIHNLVEDLSKNRDKIYELHKKMSAEIEKETGLVFPMGKPDCGFGGPCGSSGHPPMGHGRNFKGPGGGCPGAQN is encoded by the coding sequence ATGAACAGAAAATCACTCATACCTCTGATGGCTCTGGTAGTACTGTCCTTTGCGGCAGTAGCAATCGCCAAGGGCGGTCCCGGGTATGGTGGAGCCCAAGGCCAGGGGCCTGCAATAAGCCCTGAAAATCAGCAGAAGCTTCAGGATATCTTTGAAAAATATGATGCAAAAATGCACCCGCTTCGAGAAGAGAAGTGGCGTTTGAACAAAGAACTTGATGCTCTGGTCAGATCAGGCCAGGCTGATAAAGAAACTATCCACAATCTTGTAGAGGATCTTTCCAAGAACCGTGACAAGATTTACGAACTTCATAAAAAAATGTCCGCTGAGATTGAAAAAGAAACAGGACTCGTTTTCCCAATGGGAAAACCTGACTGCGGATTCGGCGGACCATGCGGATCTTCCGGCCACCCGCCCATGGGGCATGGCAGGAACTTTAAAGGCCCCGGGGGTGGATGTCCCGGAGCACAAAACTGA
- a CDS encoding DUF4405 domain-containing protein, whose translation MLRKTTSLTCFFSLAVLTFTSVVLYVVPHGRVAYWAMWTFAGLSKDQWADIHITSGILFLVSSIIHTVLNWKLILNYIKGTSKASGLKNPALMASLLITAFITFGTVAGLPPMKQILDFSSFLKNQGEIKYGTPPYGHAELSSLTLFCKRTGLNIKTVLNLLKTSGIKVESEKETIAEISQKSGLTPKELHELILKNLPQNIEDRQKTESTGNTTPQLRSGTGLGKMTLEQYCSRYGIDLDTAIEKLRDQGAEVDKNLTIREIAGQLNMSEPMEIARILHP comes from the coding sequence GTGTTAAGAAAAACAACTTCCCTGACCTGTTTTTTCTCTCTTGCAGTCCTCACATTCACAAGCGTGGTTCTGTACGTTGTTCCGCACGGCCGGGTGGCCTACTGGGCAATGTGGACCTTCGCAGGACTTTCAAAAGACCAGTGGGCAGACATCCATATAACTTCAGGAATTCTTTTTCTGGTTTCTTCCATCATCCACACGGTCCTCAACTGGAAATTGATTCTTAACTACATAAAAGGAACATCAAAAGCCTCAGGGCTTAAAAACCCTGCTCTGATGGCAAGCCTTCTGATTACAGCATTTATAACATTTGGAACAGTTGCCGGGCTGCCACCGATGAAACAGATTCTGGACTTTTCATCTTTTCTTAAAAATCAGGGAGAAATTAAATACGGGACTCCACCCTATGGCCATGCTGAACTAAGTTCCCTGACCCTGTTTTGTAAGCGAACAGGTCTAAATATTAAAACGGTCTTGAATCTGCTGAAAACAAGTGGAATCAAAGTTGAGTCAGAGAAAGAGACCATAGCGGAAATTTCCCAAAAATCAGGATTGACGCCAAAAGAACTGCACGAACTGATTTTAAAGAACCTGCCGCAAAATATTGAGGACCGACAAAAAACTGAAAGCACGGGCAACACAACTCCACAATTGCGTTCAGGCACAGGTCTAGGCAAAATGACTCTTGAACAGTATTGCTCAAGGTACGGAATAGACCTTGATACAGCCATTGAGAAATTGCGGGATCAGGGAGCAGAGGTTGACAAAAATTTAACCATTCGAGAAATTGCCGGACAGCTTAACATGTCCGAACCAATGGAAATCGCCAGAATTTTACATCCATGA
- a CDS encoding two-component system sensor histidine kinase NtrB, with translation MELSSKQSGKLPLILALLALILLGSGSLYLTWQNLQKMQNTVFEHMLLSVRSIASGLDIQLVNGMRRLQRNGLPPEVARDRFLPVARELFREIVAQGDLIYIGLYGPDNKPLIIAGKNEKSAVFQPPADFFEQINIFGEASSPALIDGKAVMLFGRLGQPLLLQLYNQRWRDRMPPPPRKENYLIVGLNAEKHLAQFGQYRRAALIQTGYVFLAGFVLWLLAVAYFRRREQDTRLAKLEKFQANLLDNMPDGLLIASNTNTILAANGSAHDLLIQEEGETLVGKEWSSLGLKSGKDFKQGNIRWEHVKVSNKNLEFQFFPYNEGPDEQKTMILVRDRTDIAELEDDLNEARRLASIGSLAAGVAHEIRNPLSSLRGFAQLFAEKLKNEKPFGEYATTMLEEADRLNRVVTDLLFLSRPRELHPEQIEINGLCESILTLIGFDLEHKGAKLETDIQADSVFADPDGIRQVLLNLLMNSLDAIPEGTGVITISSRNDKNGVWISVTDNGPGMPENIIKHALEPFFTDKPKGTGLGLSIVNTIIRGHRGRVRISSGSENGTVIDLFFPLPDEQE, from the coding sequence ATGGAATTAAGTTCAAAACAGTCAGGCAAGCTGCCACTCATACTAGCCCTTCTGGCCCTGATACTGCTCGGATCAGGCAGTCTTTACCTAACATGGCAGAACCTGCAGAAAATGCAGAATACTGTTTTTGAACATATGCTGCTCTCCGTCAGATCCATAGCCAGCGGGCTGGATATTCAGCTTGTAAACGGTATGCGGCGTCTTCAAAGAAACGGCCTTCCGCCGGAAGTTGCAAGAGACAGGTTTCTTCCCGTAGCCAGAGAACTATTCCGGGAGATCGTGGCTCAGGGCGATCTTATTTATATCGGTTTATACGGACCTGATAACAAACCACTGATAATTGCCGGTAAAAATGAAAAATCAGCGGTTTTCCAGCCTCCTGCCGATTTTTTTGAACAAATCAATATTTTCGGTGAAGCCAGTTCTCCAGCCCTTATTGACGGTAAGGCCGTAATGCTTTTCGGCCGTTTGGGTCAGCCGCTGCTGCTGCAACTTTACAATCAGCGCTGGCGCGACAGGATGCCGCCACCGCCTAGAAAAGAGAATTATCTTATCGTCGGCCTGAATGCGGAAAAACATCTTGCCCAATTTGGTCAATACCGCCGGGCGGCTCTGATTCAGACAGGTTATGTTTTCCTCGCCGGATTTGTACTCTGGCTTCTTGCTGTTGCCTATTTCAGACGCAGAGAACAGGATACCCGACTGGCAAAGCTGGAAAAATTTCAGGCCAATCTTCTGGATAATATGCCTGATGGACTCCTCATTGCCTCCAACACCAATACGATTCTTGCCGCCAACGGGTCAGCACACGACCTTCTTATTCAGGAGGAAGGAGAAACTCTGGTCGGTAAAGAATGGAGCAGCCTTGGCCTTAAGTCGGGAAAGGATTTCAAGCAGGGCAACATTCGCTGGGAACACGTCAAAGTCTCCAACAAGAATCTGGAGTTTCAATTTTTCCCGTATAACGAAGGGCCTGATGAACAGAAGACCATGATCCTTGTCCGCGACAGGACGGATATAGCAGAGCTTGAAGATGATCTGAATGAAGCCCGCAGACTGGCCTCAATAGGTTCGCTTGCTGCCGGGGTTGCCCATGAAATCCGCAATCCCCTGAGTTCATTAAGAGGCTTCGCCCAGTTGTTTGCCGAAAAGCTTAAAAACGAAAAACCGTTCGGTGAATATGCGACAACAATGCTTGAAGAGGCCGACCGCCTCAACAGGGTTGTCACCGACCTGCTGTTTCTTTCACGCCCGAGGGAACTGCACCCTGAACAGATTGAAATAAACGGGCTTTGTGAGTCCATATTGACCCTCATAGGATTCGACCTTGAGCACAAGGGAGCAAAGCTTGAAACGGATATTCAGGCCGACTCTGTTTTCGCAGACCCGGACGGCATCCGTCAGGTGCTTCTCAATCTGCTGATGAACAGTCTTGACGCCATTCCAGAAGGCACCGGAGTAATAACTATTTCGTCACGAAATGATAAAAACGGGGTGTGGATAAGTGTGACGGACAACGGTCCCGGTATGCCGGAAAATATCATTAAACATGCTCTGGAGCCATTTTTCACAGACAAGCCCAAAGGAACAGGACTCGGGCTTTCAATTGTCAACACTATTATACGAGGCCACAGGGGCAGAGTCAGAATCAGTTCCGGCAGTGAGAACGGAACAGTCATAGACCTCTTTTTCCCTCTGCCCGATGAACAGGAATAA